In a single window of the Candidatus Marinarcus aquaticus genome:
- the clpP gene encoding ATP-dependent Clp endopeptidase proteolytic subunit ClpP — protein MSYIPYVVEKTGRGERSYDIYSRLLKDRIIMLSGEINDAVASTVVAQLLFLEAEDPEKDIYLYINSPGGVITSGMSIYDTMNYIKPDVSTICIGQAASMGAFLLSSGAKGKRYSLPHSRIMIHQPLGGAQGQATDIQIQAKEIQRMKDMLNHMIAEQTGQKLEVVERDTDRDNFMSADEAKKYGLIDKVIVDHK, from the coding sequence ATGAGTTATATCCCATACGTAGTTGAAAAAACAGGTCGAGGTGAACGAAGTTACGATATCTATTCACGACTATTAAAAGACAGAATTATTATGTTAAGTGGTGAAATTAATGATGCCGTCGCTTCAACAGTGGTTGCACAACTTCTATTTTTAGAAGCCGAAGATCCAGAAAAAGATATTTACCTTTATATCAACTCTCCAGGGGGAGTGATTACAAGTGGTATGTCTATTTACGATACGATGAACTACATCAAACCAGATGTGTCAACGATTTGTATTGGTCAAGCGGCTTCTATGGGTGCATTTTTATTAAGCAGTGGTGCAAAAGGAAAACGATATTCACTTCCTCACTCTCGAATTATGATTCACCAACCGTTAGGTGGAGCACAAGGGCAAGCAACTGATATCCAAATTCAAGCAAAAGAGATTCAACGTATGAAAGATATGTTGAATCACATGATTGCAGAGCAAACAGGACAAAAACTTGAAGTTGTTGAAAGAGACACAGACAGAGATAACTTCATGAGTGCTGATGAAGCTAAAAAATATGGATTAATTGATAAAGTAATAGTTGACCATAAATAA
- the def gene encoding peptide deformylase: MIREVITYPNPLLRKKSKEVVQFDEELHTLLDDMYETMMEHSGVGLAAIQVGIPLNVLIINIPNEDDIQDKAELIEAINPKITHKDGVQIFTEGCLSVPGFNEDVKRAQHIIVEYFDRHGNPKKMETEDFLAVAWQHEMEHLEGHLFIEKLSIIKRKKFEKEWKRKLKDEQKKK, encoded by the coding sequence ATGATTCGAGAAGTTATTACTTATCCCAACCCTCTTTTACGTAAAAAATCAAAAGAGGTGGTGCAGTTTGATGAAGAACTGCACACTCTTTTGGATGATATGTATGAGACCATGATGGAGCACTCAGGTGTTGGGCTGGCAGCCATTCAAGTGGGAATTCCTCTGAATGTTTTAATCATCAACATTCCCAATGAAGATGATATTCAAGACAAAGCAGAGTTGATTGAAGCCATCAATCCTAAAATTACTCACAAAGATGGGGTTCAAATATTCACTGAAGGGTGTTTAAGTGTTCCAGGGTTTAATGAAGACGTCAAACGTGCACAACATATTATTGTTGAGTATTTTGACCGACATGGAAACCCCAAAAAAATGGAAACGGAAGATTTCTTAGCTGTGGCTTGGCAGCATGAGATGGAACACCTTGAAGGTCATCTGTTTATTGAGAAACTCTCTATTATCAAACGTAAAAAATTTGAGAAAGAGTGGAAACGAAAACTCAAAGACGAACAGAAGAAAAAGTAA
- a CDS encoding ATP-binding protein → MKQLKCACIEGLDATSVDVEATFTKGLPSFSIVGLATNSIQESRDRIKSALLTNEFTFPPKKITINLSPSEISKSGSHFDLPIALLVALNDVKCSLDGFYVFGEVGLDGKLKDTHSIFVLILSLAQQGLLKKVLIPKASVEKISKIPNIEIYAVDTLSQACDFFKFDSKEQSRVINSEFSYKKMTINKKSYYYDTQYVYDFKEVKGQQTAKRAALIAAAGNHNILFEGSPGCGKSMITKRLQYIMPPMSLEEILEKAKLDSLDAIEPSFHPIRVFRSPHHTATKASIFGGGTQSAKMGEVALSNNGILFFDELPHFGKTILEAMREPLEDHRLLISRVNSKIHYETKFLFVCALNPCPCVISNYK, encoded by the coding sequence ATGAAACAGTTAAAATGTGCTTGTATCGAAGGTCTGGATGCCACCAGTGTAGATGTGGAAGCCACGTTTACAAAAGGATTGCCCTCTTTTTCCATTGTAGGGCTTGCAACAAACTCTATTCAAGAGTCCAGAGACAGAATCAAATCGGCTTTACTTACCAACGAATTTACTTTTCCTCCTAAAAAAATTACCATTAATTTATCTCCCAGTGAAATATCTAAAAGTGGTTCACACTTTGATTTGCCCATCGCACTTTTAGTCGCACTCAATGATGTGAAGTGTTCATTGGATGGTTTTTATGTCTTTGGAGAAGTGGGCTTAGATGGGAAACTCAAAGACACGCACTCAATTTTTGTTCTGATTCTTTCCTTGGCTCAACAAGGCTTACTTAAAAAAGTACTCATACCTAAAGCCTCTGTAGAGAAAATTTCTAAAATACCCAATATAGAAATCTATGCAGTAGATACGTTAAGCCAAGCGTGTGATTTTTTTAAATTTGATTCCAAAGAGCAAAGCAGGGTGATCAACAGTGAATTTTCTTATAAAAAGATGACCATAAACAAAAAAAGTTACTATTATGACACCCAATATGTGTATGATTTTAAAGAGGTCAAAGGTCAACAAACAGCAAAAAGAGCAGCATTGATCGCTGCAGCTGGGAATCACAACATTCTTTTTGAAGGAAGTCCCGGATGCGGAAAATCGATGATAACAAAAAGATTGCAGTATATTATGCCACCCATGAGCTTGGAAGAGATTTTGGAAAAAGCGAAACTGGATTCACTCGATGCCATTGAACCATCGTTTCATCCCATAAGAGTCTTTCGCTCCCCACATCATACGGCAACCAAAGCTTCGATTTTTGGAGGTGGAACACAAAGTGCTAAGATGGGTGAAGTGGCATTGTCCAATAATGGGATACTCTTTTTTGATGAGTTGCCACACTTTGGTAAAACCATTTTAGAGGCTATGAGAGAACCTTTAGAAGATCATCGATTGTTGATCAGTCGAGTGAACAGTAAAATACATTATGAGACGAAATTTTTGTTTGTATGTGCTTTAAATCCTTGTCCTTGTGTCATTTCTAATTATAAATAA
- a CDS encoding NACHT domain-containing protein, which translates to MSQFLKKLICEEENLFLEYKSQWYWKENEKPTPNEWGEFLKDFSALVNCSEEYIEESKYLIIGIDENQKEIENRVIDVKFLQDSKYSDLVFFKNEVVKKINSFFRTDSDEEIVYNDFSISTFIIDNKKVLVFELLPTKNLLILDKDLMDKNRTEKRNNVFIRELKKINDPQVANASPEILGKLQNAITAYKVKKNKEEKKDRSIEKTINLFIQNNDIYELETPIKEKIWSENIHFELYPVKSAFHNIDFIYIYDRTSQQKTYNYLLREGLLADNAQKWIIIDNGLKKDINGILTKFKADKVYSLDEFAYEHLYKKYFEDSVYHDGKFKAQEQIKNFVEPYTSKSNEKNAFLILSEWYNQVSKPLMVIKGYGGIGKTTLVKYFLDDLFSHNSDNEVNSKILFIDSKEILDEISKQNTVNNIYDFYDALAKQKNIEKKLGKELLELSVDNGNLLIVLDGIDEVIAKLVSRFDIENFINTIYNNYSLGNEKTKIIITCRDYFWNSNIASSYKIDTLELEAFTRELAEKFFRKQFTETSKELEKCLKYADEFALSEEDKDIYIPYILDVIMDMVKQQKELGSVNRGDIETDLLNTEITNDYFIGRMCNREIAKLENLSIDLQLQVFINMAINFNGVVSHESRKKLFTNVQTTFSESLVKKFKGHPLISYQNETMTFRYDFFREFFINLYISKFFTIRDSMVLQDDFKEIMIEYIKYDNSFTEYISRRIKFDDEFQLFTISILEDLIEELKKEELLETRSLISSILILLLVSLRESNQKNDIVAKTELLVNIFGQNLEFLTLINLFGADKNNYPIFNFEGKTIKNAWFENYEYFWECKYDENTSFEDSTFKYLEPRKQISLPKIHEKLFKDCDISGIEKIIQSEKSKHETKTKQIKNNLLKIFRHFEQSGTFKEKKIDDTRKKCNTVILDKLIYNNVIEVYKNPSRPTLKQYRVLDEYHNIVKVLSQEGSCLEFEKVLQFIE; encoded by the coding sequence ATGTCACAATTTCTTAAAAAACTTATCTGTGAAGAAGAAAATCTTTTTTTAGAATATAAGTCTCAATGGTATTGGAAAGAAAATGAAAAACCTACTCCTAACGAATGGGGAGAATTTTTAAAAGATTTTTCTGCTTTAGTAAATTGTTCTGAAGAATACATTGAAGAAAGTAAATATTTAATTATTGGAATAGATGAAAACCAAAAAGAAATTGAAAACAGAGTCATAGATGTTAAGTTTCTCCAAGATAGTAAATATTCAGATTTAGTTTTTTTTAAAAATGAGGTAGTTAAAAAAATAAATTCTTTTTTTAGAACTGATAGTGATGAAGAAATAGTTTATAATGACTTCTCAATATCTACATTTATTATAGACAATAAAAAAGTTTTAGTTTTTGAATTGTTACCAACAAAAAATTTATTAATTTTAGACAAGGACTTGATGGATAAAAATAGAACAGAAAAAAGAAACAATGTTTTTATTAGAGAATTAAAAAAAATAAATGATCCTCAAGTTGCCAATGCTTCACCAGAAATTTTAGGAAAATTACAAAATGCTATAACAGCATATAAAGTGAAAAAAAACAAAGAAGAAAAAAAAGATAGAAGTATTGAGAAAACAATCAATCTCTTTATACAAAATAATGATATTTATGAATTAGAAACACCTATAAAAGAAAAAATTTGGTCTGAAAATATACATTTTGAATTATATCCTGTTAAGTCTGCTTTTCATAATATTGATTTTATATACATATATGATAGAACAAGTCAACAAAAAACATATAACTATCTGTTGAGAGAAGGCTTATTGGCAGATAATGCTCAAAAATGGATAATAATTGATAACGGTTTAAAAAAAGATATAAATGGTATATTGACAAAATTTAAGGCTGATAAAGTTTATTCTTTGGATGAGTTTGCTTATGAACATCTATATAAAAAGTATTTTGAGGATAGTGTCTATCATGATGGAAAGTTTAAAGCCCAAGAGCAAATAAAAAATTTTGTTGAACCCTACACATCAAAGTCAAATGAAAAAAATGCATTTTTAATTTTATCAGAGTGGTATAATCAGGTTTCAAAACCTCTTATGGTAATAAAAGGTTATGGTGGTATAGGTAAAACAACCTTAGTTAAATATTTTTTAGACGATTTATTTTCTCATAATAGTGATAATGAAGTGAATTCTAAAATCCTTTTCATTGACTCAAAAGAAATACTTGATGAAATTTCAAAACAAAATACAGTGAACAATATTTATGATTTTTATGATGCTCTTGCAAAACAAAAAAATATTGAGAAAAAATTAGGAAAAGAGTTACTAGAGTTGTCTGTAGATAATGGTAACTTATTAATTGTACTTGATGGTATAGATGAAGTTATTGCTAAATTAGTAAGTAGATTTGATATCGAAAACTTTATAAATACAATATATAATAATTATTCTTTAGGTAATGAAAAAACGAAAATTATTATTACTTGTAGAGACTATTTTTGGAATTCAAATATTGCTTCAAGCTATAAAATAGATACTTTAGAGTTAGAAGCATTTACTAGAGAATTAGCTGAGAAATTTTTTAGAAAACAATTTACAGAAACATCTAAAGAACTTGAGAAATGTTTAAAGTATGCTGATGAGTTTGCTCTTAGTGAAGAGGATAAGGATATCTATATACCCTATATTCTTGATGTTATTATGGATATGGTAAAACAGCAGAAAGAGCTTGGTAGTGTTAATAGAGGTGATATAGAAACTGATTTGTTAAATACAGAGATTACAAATGATTATTTTATAGGGAGAATGTGTAATAGAGAAATAGCTAAGTTAGAAAACTTATCTATTGATTTACAACTACAAGTTTTTATAAATATGGCTATTAATTTTAATGGTGTAGTTTCTCATGAGTCTAGAAAAAAATTATTCACAAATGTTCAAACTACATTTTCAGAGTCTTTAGTCAAAAAATTTAAAGGTCATCCTTTAATCTCTTACCAAAATGAAACAATGACATTTCGATATGATTTTTTTAGAGAATTTTTTATAAATTTATATATCAGTAAGTTTTTTACTATCCGTGATAGCATGGTCTTGCAGGATGATTTTAAAGAAATCATGATTGAATATATAAAGTATGATAATAGTTTCACAGAATATATTAGTCGAAGAATAAAGTTTGATGATGAGTTTCAATTATTTACAATTAGTATTTTAGAAGACTTAATAGAAGAACTTAAAAAAGAAGAATTATTAGAAACAAGAAGTCTTATATCTTCAATCTTGATTTTATTATTAGTCTCTTTGCGAGAATCAAATCAAAAAAATGATATTGTTGCAAAAACTGAACTTTTAGTTAATATCTTTGGTCAGAATTTAGAGTTTTTGACTCTTATAAATCTTTTTGGAGCTGATAAGAATAATTATCCAATTTTTAATTTTGAAGGGAAAACTATTAAAAATGCTTGGTTTGAAAACTATGAGTATTTTTGGGAATGCAAATACGATGAGAATACTAGCTTTGAAGATTCAACATTTAAGTATCTTGAACCAAGAAAACAAATAAGTTTACCTAAGATTCATGAGAAATTGTTTAAAGACTGTGATATATCTGGTATTGAAAAGATTATTCAAAGTGAAAAAAGCAAACATGAAACTAAAACAAAACAAATCAAGAACAATTTATTGAAAATTTTCCGACACTTTGAACAAAGTGGCACATTTAAAGAAAAAAAGATTGATGATACACGAAAGAAATGTAATACAGTTATTTTAGATAAATTGATTTATAATAATGTAATAGAAGTCTATAAAAATCCGAGTCGACCTACATTAAAGCAATATAGAGTTTTAGATGAATATCATAACATCGTAAAAGTTCTAAGTCAAGAAGGTAGTTGTTTAGAATTTGAAAAAGTTCTTCAGTTTATAGAGTAA
- a CDS encoding endonuclease translates to MFKIFFLSFLSIFILNANDTISSFSKSKKLLRDVYKGHQVTFYSDCKYNYKDKNNMIDRRSCGYTPRNEYTKSGKVNKRARRIEWEHVIPAENFGRQFVCWREGNEECVNSKGKVYKGRKCCTKVNKQYQYMQADLHNLVPAIGELNADRSNFRYAMIEGEERRYGQSIDFEVDFKAKRAEPKEDIRGNIARTYFYFEDRYGMIISKQQKQLLEAWSKQDPVDGWEIERNKRIEKIQGNTNPFISN, encoded by the coding sequence ATGTTTAAAATCTTTTTTCTATCTTTTTTAAGTATCTTTATTCTCAATGCTAACGATACCATCTCTTCATTCTCAAAATCTAAAAAACTATTAAGAGATGTTTATAAAGGTCATCAAGTTACTTTCTATTCTGATTGTAAGTATAACTATAAAGATAAGAATAATATGATTGATAGAAGATCTTGTGGATATACTCCTAGAAATGAATATACCAAATCAGGTAAAGTAAATAAAAGAGCAAGACGAATTGAATGGGAGCATGTTATTCCTGCTGAGAACTTTGGACGACAATTTGTTTGTTGGAGAGAAGGTAATGAAGAGTGTGTTAACTCTAAAGGGAAAGTCTATAAAGGAAGAAAGTGTTGTACTAAAGTAAATAAGCAATATCAATACATGCAAGCTGATTTACATAACCTAGTGCCTGCTATTGGTGAATTAAATGCCGATAGATCAAACTTTAGATATGCCATGATTGAAGGTGAAGAAAGACGTTATGGTCAAAGTATAGATTTTGAAGTAGATTTTAAAGCAAAAAGAGCTGAACCTAAAGAAGATATCAGAGGCAATATTGCAAGAACATACTTCTATTTTGAAGATAGATATGGAATGATAATATCTAAACAACAAAAGCAACTACTTGAAGCTTGGAGTAAACAAGACCCAGTTGATGGATGGGAGATTGAGAGAAATAAAAGGATTGAAAAGATTCAAGGGAATACAAACCCTTTTATCTCAAATTGA
- a CDS encoding ParB/Srx family N-terminal domain-containing protein: MQSKYEWLEKKTPRSVEQLRLWSENPRLNPQEEHITLSDFAEDFTQEGPDKKSFFSLINSIVEEGFVPADPIIVWQDSTNHKYYVAEGNRRILALKLLRNPNKAPKGIRAHIRKASNKINLMELEKVNVYVAPSFEDAEWYINQRNSASSLQQRWSRVQQQRWILELYNKHNGDFEKITTITKLSKSDLENFFRILKIKDFIKIDNVKSCLNKSEFDKADSYKFPITILERFFNFSEVRKRWGLVFDGNEVNIISNKKSFYYAFSELIKRIVNESDNKINTRMTTENLEEILNSLPTVTFSSDDIRNQDSNNESAAIRNNEVEDTEEKKEEDTLKNNSSETTNSKTIQAMKGNPNRNRLVLSIYKLNTDSYRLEKLFNEFKSISVSKYPSTIASALRVFLDLAVFDYITRENIVEDIQKKYQDSLRNIVLKKKLQYIEETHFSASNKNKQIIKRLLNPDQQFSLDTLNGFIHNNDTYDLNRNVINGFWDFLFPLFDEFLDIKEVDV, translated from the coding sequence TTGCAATCTAAATATGAATGGTTAGAAAAAAAAACTCCAAGATCTGTTGAACAATTAAGATTATGGTCAGAAAACCCTAGGTTAAATCCACAAGAGGAACATATAACATTAAGTGACTTTGCAGAAGATTTTACACAAGAAGGTCCTGATAAGAAGAGTTTTTTTTCTTTAATTAATTCTATAGTTGAAGAGGGATTTGTTCCTGCAGATCCAATTATTGTATGGCAAGACTCTACGAATCACAAATATTATGTTGCAGAAGGTAATAGACGAATATTAGCGTTAAAATTATTAAGAAATCCAAATAAGGCACCAAAAGGAATAAGAGCACATATTAGAAAAGCATCTAATAAGATTAACTTAATGGAATTGGAAAAGGTAAATGTTTATGTTGCTCCAAGTTTTGAAGATGCTGAATGGTACATTAATCAACGGAACAGTGCATCTTCTCTACAACAAAGATGGTCTAGAGTGCAACAACAAAGATGGATTCTAGAATTATATAATAAACACAATGGAGATTTTGAAAAAATCACTACAATTACAAAATTATCAAAAAGTGATTTAGAGAACTTCTTTAGAATTCTTAAAATAAAAGATTTTATTAAAATTGATAATGTTAAATCTTGTTTAAATAAGTCTGAATTTGACAAAGCAGATTCTTATAAATTTCCCATCACTATTTTAGAGAGATTTTTTAATTTTTCGGAGGTCAGAAAAAGATGGGGGCTTGTATTTGATGGTAATGAAGTTAATATTATTTCAAATAAAAAAAGTTTTTATTATGCATTTTCAGAATTAATTAAACGCATTGTAAATGAGAGTGATAATAAAATTAATACTCGTATGACAACAGAAAATTTGGAGGAGATATTAAATAGTTTACCTACAGTTACTTTTAGTTCAGATGATATAAGGAACCAAGATAGTAATAATGAATCTGCTGCTATAAGAAATAATGAAGTTGAAGATACAGAAGAAAAGAAAGAAGAAGATACATTAAAAAATAATTCTTCAGAAACAACAAACTCAAAGACAATACAAGCAATGAAAGGTAATCCGAATAGAAATCGTCTCGTATTGTCAATTTATAAATTAAATACGGATAGTTACAGATTGGAAAAGTTGTTTAATGAGTTTAAATCAATTTCAGTTTCAAAATATCCAAGTACAATTGCATCAGCACTAAGAGTATTTTTAGACTTGGCTGTTTTTGACTATATTACAAGAGAGAACATTGTAGAAGATATTCAAAAAAAATATCAAGATAGTTTAAGAAATATTGTTTTAAAGAAAAAATTACAATACATAGAAGAAACACATTTTTCAGCAAGCAATAAAAATAAACAAATTATAAAAAGATTATTAAATCCTGATCAACAATTTTCTTTAGATACTTTAAATGGGTTTATCCATAATAATGATACATATGATTTAAATAGAAATGTAATAAATGGATTTTGGGATTTTTTATTTCCACTTTTTGATGAATTTTTAGATATTAAGGAAGTAGATGTTTAA
- a CDS encoding DNA adenine methylase gives MFNSPLRYPGGKNKLAAFIANICIDNKINGHYVEPYSGGASVALFLLLEGYVNRITINDKDRSIYAFWYSLLYKTDELCQLIENTEVSIDEWKKQKEVQVHKDHENLLTLGFSTLFLNRTNRSGIITAGVMGGLEQNGNYLIDCRFNKAEIIRRIKKIAKRKNDIDLYKKDAIELIDKVQSESLDNNIIFYFDPPYYDKGSSLYMNHYKKDNHREVSEKIKQIKNIRWIVSYDNVPEIQKLYSGCSKKEYSFMHTAHSSRLGKEILFFSENVIQPKIKNWTPLNFKYKKNNTKKIVYISK, from the coding sequence ATGTTTAATTCACCACTTCGTTATCCAGGCGGTAAAAATAAATTAGCTGCTTTTATTGCTAATATTTGTATTGATAATAAGATTAATGGCCATTATGTTGAACCATACTCAGGTGGTGCTTCAGTTGCGTTGTTTTTATTATTAGAAGGGTATGTTAATAGAATTACAATTAATGATAAAGATAGATCAATTTATGCATTTTGGTATTCATTATTATATAAAACAGATGAGTTATGCCAACTTATTGAAAATACAGAGGTTTCAATAGATGAGTGGAAAAAACAAAAAGAGGTACAAGTACACAAAGACCATGAAAACTTATTGACTTTGGGCTTTTCTACGTTATTTCTAAATAGAACTAATCGCTCAGGCATAATAACAGCTGGTGTCATGGGAGGGCTTGAACAGAATGGTAATTATTTAATAGATTGCCGATTTAATAAGGCAGAAATTATTCGAAGAATCAAAAAAATAGCTAAGAGAAAGAATGACATTGATTTATATAAGAAAGATGCAATTGAATTAATAGATAAGGTTCAAAGTGAGTCATTAGATAATAATATTATATTTTATTTTGATCCACCTTATTATGATAAAGGTAGTAGCTTATATATGAACCATTATAAGAAGGATAATCATAGAGAAGTTAGTGAAAAAATAAAGCAGATAAAAAATATTAGATGGATTGTTTCATACGATAATGTACCTGAAATACAGAAATTATATTCAGGATGTTCAAAAAAAGAATATTCATTTATGCACACAGCACATAGTAGTAGGTTAGGAAAAGAGATTTTATTTTTTAGTGAGAATGTAATTCAACCAAAAATTAAAAACTGGACACCTTTAAATTTTAAATATAAGAAAAACAATACGAAAAAAATAGTCTATATCTCTAAATAA
- a CDS encoding TniQ family protein, protein MLPVKLIPHEHELISSWLIRLSFANGISLRRLSQLIFDNSSLIQKDIDKYLNKDTINKISQVTEIPKNHIYTLTLQYSISNIYYQQPITQSKWSWVIPTGGKYILKTHGLQFCPECLYDKGIMFSHFSRLSWNICCEKHKRLLHSKCPKCNHPYAPQLIEPNYELSLCIYCGFDLSTIEDSLCISSEAIELQQFLNQCFLTNKIPSSKYQILDKSIKEVFYTVRVIVQFLYRIRNKTSLLQNLKDELHIKFLTYNFQTEPKPLDTLSSQKRMVLMHNVSLLLKQPILNVEKCLLSQRITYRQLFGSNNSIPHSQTIKFLCKSLKIRTANQPTKQPTIIKPKSKEEVDTLMYHIEEYL, encoded by the coding sequence ATGCTACCAGTTAAACTAATTCCCCATGAACATGAGTTAATAAGCTCTTGGCTTATAAGACTCTCGTTTGCAAATGGTATAAGTTTAAGAAGGTTATCTCAATTAATATTCGACAACTCTTCCCTCATTCAAAAAGACATAGACAAATATTTAAATAAAGATACTATTAACAAAATATCTCAAGTTACAGAGATACCTAAAAATCATATTTACACACTTACTCTTCAATACTCGATTTCAAATATTTACTATCAGCAACCAATCACTCAATCAAAGTGGTCTTGGGTCATTCCTACAGGAGGAAAATATATATTAAAAACTCATGGTCTTCAGTTTTGTCCAGAATGTTTATATGATAAAGGAATTATGTTTTCTCATTTTTCAAGACTTTCATGGAATATTTGTTGCGAAAAACACAAGAGACTTCTTCATAGTAAATGCCCAAAATGTAATCATCCATATGCACCTCAGTTAATAGAACCAAACTATGAACTCTCACTATGTATATACTGTGGCTTTGATTTATCAACAATAGAAGATAGTCTATGTATCTCATCTGAAGCAATTGAACTCCAACAATTTTTAAATCAATGTTTTTTAACAAATAAAATTCCCAGTTCAAAGTATCAAATACTAGATAAGTCTATAAAAGAAGTATTTTACACCGTTAGAGTAATAGTACAATTCTTATATCGCATAAGAAATAAGACAAGTTTATTGCAAAACTTAAAAGATGAGCTCCATATAAAATTTTTAACTTATAACTTTCAAACTGAGCCTAAACCACTTGATACTCTATCCAGTCAAAAGAGAATGGTTTTAATGCACAATGTATCACTGCTATTAAAACAGCCTATTCTCAATGTTGAAAAATGCTTATTGAGTCAACGCATTACTTATAGACAATTATTCGGTTCAAACAACTCTATTCCTCATTCTCAAACTATTAAATTCCTTTGTAAGAGCTTGAAAATTAGGACAGCTAACCAACCCACCAAGCAACCAACTATTATTAAACCTAAATCAAAAGAAGAAGTCGATACATTAATGTATCATATTGAAGAATACTTATGA
- a CDS encoding TniB family NTP-binding protein produces MQINYEHIHPDFQHLMSLSKEERTYSLDQDFMIYYPKAKEVIQVMSNFMNKPKKNRMQNLLLIGDPNMGKTTIAKKFYAMNPNKKMETLDGTTTLKPVIYVNIQGSSEKEFYTSILDQFWAPYRVSHSTLKLKQQAIHLLKICQVKTIIFDELHNLLRGTPTKQCTILDQIKNLSNELMIPMIGVGTKAAATLLYNDPQLVSRFDIIKLNKWDLNQEFRGLLQSFEKRLPLKKPSFLASKEKAVLLYELCQGNLGYLHQVLIACAEYAIEKDIEEITQEIIETIMDKKLAQITNPKDYATS; encoded by the coding sequence ATGCAAATAAATTATGAACACATTCACCCTGATTTTCAACACCTGATGTCTCTAAGCAAAGAGGAACGAACCTATTCTTTAGATCAAGATTTTATGATTTATTATCCTAAAGCAAAAGAAGTCATTCAAGTCATGTCAAACTTTATGAATAAACCTAAAAAAAATCGAATGCAAAACTTATTACTTATTGGTGACCCAAATATGGGAAAAACTACAATTGCAAAAAAGTTTTATGCAATGAATCCCAATAAGAAAATGGAAACTTTAGACGGAACAACTACTTTAAAACCTGTTATATATGTTAATATTCAAGGTTCATCGGAAAAAGAATTTTATACATCAATATTAGATCAATTCTGGGCACCATATAGAGTTTCACATTCTACTTTAAAACTAAAACAACAAGCCATTCATTTACTAAAAATATGTCAGGTTAAGACCATTATTTTTGATGAGTTGCATAATTTATTAAGAGGTACTCCCACTAAACAATGTACTATCTTAGACCAAATTAAAAATTTGAGTAATGAACTTATGATACCGATGATTGGTGTTGGTACAAAAGCTGCTGCTACTCTTTTATATAATGATCCTCAATTAGTAAGTAGATTTGATATTATCAAATTGAATAAATGGGACTTAAATCAGGAGTTTAGAGGATTACTTCAAAGTTTTGAAAAACGCTTACCCCTAAAAAAGCCTTCATTTTTAGCTTCAAAAGAAAAAGCAGTATTATTATATGAATTATGTCAAGGTAACTTAGGATATTTACATCAAGTATTAATCGCTTGTGCAGAGTATGCTATTGAGAAAGATATTGAAGAAATCACTCAAGAGATTATTGAAACTATCATGGATAAGAAGCTTGCTCAAATAACAAACCCTAAAGATTATGCTACCAGTTAA